The genomic interval GCAGCAAGGGAAAACGAGCAATCGTTTCGTACCGCCTTGTATGTCTTGGAGCTCTTCTGGTTTTACTGGAAGCAGCACGTTTTCTGCCTGGCAGAAGGGACAGCTCGATACATAAAGATCTCCCATAATAATGTCATAAGGCCAGGCTTTTTCGAACGGAATCATGATTTGTTTTCGCTCTCAGGTGTAGCGTTAGGCTTAGCAAGCTCGGCAAGCTTTTGCAATAATATATGGCGCGGCATATGCATTAAGTGCTCTATTGGGACGCCAAGCTGCTCGGAAAGCTTAACAGCTGTATCAGCAGAAATCTGCAACGGTTTAGACATGGTGTAATTCCTCCAATCTGGATATAATTAAGTTATACACTGCCGAGAAGGTTTGCGCAAATAAAAACGCGGCCGCATCTTGGCTTTTTTTATGGAAGAGAGGATGAGAGCAATGAATAAGGGATATCCGCAAAGTTGGGATTTAGAAGTTTTTTATGAGGGTGGCTCAAGCTCAGCAGCGTTCTTGCAGGAGCTGAAGGGCATGGATGAGGACATTGAGAAGCTTGATGCCGCACTTTTAACGGAAGCAAGCATTGGAGCTTCTGGAATTGCGACGATGACGGAGCTTCTGCAAAGCATCATCATTAGGCTGCGTGAAACAGAGTCGTTTGTTTCTTGCTTGTTGGCTCAGAATATGCGAGACACAGCCGCGAACTCACAAAGCGATCGCGTAAAGACGCTTGCTGCGAAGTT from Paenibacillus sp. FSL K6-3182 carries:
- a CDS encoding YycC family protein encodes the protein MSKPLQISADTAVKLSEQLGVPIEHLMHMPRHILLQKLAELAKPNATPESENKS